Part of the Flavobacterium okayamense genome, TGTATTGATTTGGTTCTAAAAAAGTTTCTAAATGAAAAGGATGTTTAAAATAAATTTTAAAATTGGCATTAATTTCTTTAGAAATAGCATAAAATGAAACAATACCCTTAAGCCGATCTACTAAACCACCATGACCAAAATTACCATCAAAGACGATAATAATTTCTCTTTGTTTTGTTTTTTTAAAATCTAGGTATGGAAAATAAATTATAAAGAGTTTAATGTTCTTTATAAAATGTTTTAAAAGCTTAAAAGTTTTTTTAAAAAAAATCATCAAAGATTATATATAATTTTTTCTGCCAAGATCCAATCTTCCATTGTATCAAGATTAACGTTATTTTTAGGATTAGACTCGATATATCCAATTGAATTTTTAAACAAAACCCCTTCTTTAATTAAGTTAGTTTTGATAATATAGATTGATCCATCACGGTAATACGTTTTAGGTAACTCTTGCCTTCTAGGTATGATTTGAGTATCTCCTGTTGCAATTTTTAAATGCTCTTGATTATCTACTTCAAAAGTCCAATGCGGATTAAATTGATGAGGCACTTCTAAAACACTTATCAATGTATCTACGTTAGTAGTTTTAAATTTTTCAATTGCTTTATCGATTACGCCTTCTTCACGAAAAGGTGTAGTAGGTTGTAATATGCAAATAGCGTCAAAAAAAACTTCCTGATTTTCATAAAACTTTAAAGCATGCTGTAAAACCTCTATTGTTGGTGTTGTATCTAAAGCTAGATTTTGAGGCCTAATAAATGGAACTTCTAAACCAATTGTCTTACCAACTTGAGCAATCTCATCAGAATCAGTAGATAAAATTACTTGAGTTAAGAATTTACTAGCTAATGCTTTTTCGGCTGTAAATTGTAACAATGGTTTGTTTCCTAAAAGCTTAATGTTTTTTTTAGGAATACCTTTTGAACCTCCCCGAGCGGGAATTACAGCTAATATTTTCATTAATAGGTTATGGTTTTATGAAACTTTAAAGGTAATGTTACTAATAAATTTGCAATATTTTCTCCAGCATTACCACCGCCATAAATTTCAGAAATTTGAGCTTTACCCGTATCAAGATGCTTTTGTATTGCTTCTTTTATGTCTTCTTTATTATAATTAACATCTATAACGTTAAACCCTCTATCTCTTTTATTTTGCCTAGAACCGATATTAACAACCGGAACACCTAAATAAGCACATTCTCTAATACCAACACTCGAATTTCCAATTAAGCATTTAGAATTATTCAGTAATTTTAAGAAATCATCACCTTTCATATTCTTAAAAAAATGAACATGTTCCAATTTATTTTTTTCTCTAAATGCTCTAATTCCTGTTGAAGTTCCATCTGCACCAGCATCTACATTAGGCCAAAACCATAAAGTTGGTATTTTTAATTCCTCGATAGCATGTAATGTTTCTTCAATATGTTTACGTGAATTTTGATATTCATTGGTAACAGGATGTTGCATTACCACTAAATATCCACTTTCTAAATTGGGTTGTGCGCCTACTCCACCATATTTTTCATACGGATTAAAATCTAAAGAAGCTTTTTCAACTTCTTTTGCTAAATCGATTGAAGGACAACCCGTATTAAATACAAATTCCGTTTCTTCTCCTAATTTTATTACTCTTTCCAAAGCACTATCAGATGCTACAAAATGATAATCGGCTAATTTCGTAATGGCATGACGTACTTTTTCGTCGATATTACCGGTAACTTCTCCTCCTTGTATATGAGCCAATGGAATATTCATATAAGATGCAGCAATAGCTGTAGCCATAGTCTCAAATCTATCGGCTACAGTAACTACAATATCTGGTTTCAAATTATCGAAAACTGTAGATAATTCTAAAATTCCAATTCCAGTTGTTTTAGCAGCTGCAGTTAAATTTTCACCTTCTAAAACATTAAAAACTTTTGCTACAATTTCAAATCCGTCATTCTCAATATAGTTGACTGCAGAACCATAACGATCTAGTAAAGCCGAAGCAGCAATAATAAGTTGCAACTCTAATTTTGGGTGCTCTTTTATAGCTTGAATTGCAGTTTTTACTCTACTATATGAAGGCCGCGCAGTGATGACTACTGCTATTTTTCTTTTCTCACTCATTATGCTAAATCTTCTGCATTTAAAAAACTCCATTGTTTCATGGGTTTATTTATCTTTTTCCCTAAAACAGTTAAAAATTGGCTTGCTTCAATCCCATAACCTTTTGGTTTTTTAGCCTCTAAATCTTCAAAAGTTAATACGTGATTCACTTCTAAATCTTTATTGATTGCCAATGATTTTTCAAAAATACTTTTTAATTCTGAAAAGGCTTCGTTTGAAGCTTTATTAATAGGATTATTTAAAGCTATATTTATTTCATTAGAATATTTTACTAACGATGCAATTTCATCAATTGTTAACGATGATTTTGAATCTGGCCCAAATTGTCTTCTGTCAAAAACCGCATGAAACTCAATGATTTCGGCACCAACAGCTACAGCAGCAATACAGGTAGCAATGGAAGCCGAATGATCTGAAAAACCAACTCTTACATCATATCTTTCTTTTAACTCTCGAATTACATTTAAACCATATTGTTCTGGTTTTGTTGGATATGATGTTGTACACTGCAAAATTGAAAACTTTGCATTTCTTTCTTTCAAAAATGAAACGGTTTGATCTAATTCTTCCCAACTGCTCATTCCTGATGAGAGAATTATAGGTTTTCCCGTTCGAACAATTTTTTCAAGAATTAACCAATTATTAACTTCACCAGAACCAATTTTATATTGAGACACGCCTACTTCCTCTAACCAATCTACAGCTAAATTGCTAAATGGAGAACATAAAAATTCTACTTGGCAATCATCACATTTTTGCTTGATTAACTTCCACTGCTCCAAAGTAAAACTCATACGTTTCCAATAATCGAAACGAGTATTATCTTCTAAAGAAAACTTGACACGAAAAGGCTCAAATTCACTACTTTCTGCTTCGGGAATATGCATTTGAAACTTTACTGCATCTACACCAGCTTGAGCTAAAGCTTCTATAAAAGAAAATAAAATACCTAAGCTTCCTTCGTGTGCTTGACCTATTTCGGCAATGGTATATAGTGATTTTTGGTTCATAAACAATTACATTTTCTTTAATCTCTTAAAACTTTCTATACACGTTTCATGCCCTTTAAACAAAATATTCACATTTTCTTGCTTGTAAATATTTTGAAAATCAACATATGATTTGACGGGTATTTTGCAAAAAGTTTCTATATATCTTATCTCATTTGAAACTGGCAAAAAACGTGTTCTCCAAGCATCTAATCCAAGTGAAAGATGATCATATCGTTGCACTTGCATTTGAGAAGGATACATTTTGATTATTTTTTGCTTCATATCAATTAAATCTGTTATATCTTCATAAAAATTAGGCATCAAATCAGTATGTACACTGTATAAATAAACGGGTGTATTTACTAAACTTAAATTTTCAAAAACTTTTCCTGTTAAAAAAGAGCACAATCTATGTTTAGGTGGATTATCTAAAGGCCAAACTGTAAAAATAGCATCAAAATCTTCATTTATCCATGTTTCTAACTGTTTAATATGATGATTTTCTATTTGTAAAGAAACATTATCAATGGCTAGATTTTTAATTTTAGCTCCTAGAAATTTTCCAACTTCTTTAGCTTCTTTTGTTCTAATTTCAACTGAAGATTCTTGATTTGACATTTCTTTACCATCAGTAAGAAAAATAATTTGAACTTCAGCATTCAACTCTTTCAAACGCAACAGAACGCCTCCACAACCTATAACTTCATCATCTTGATGTGGTGCCAAAACTAAAACTTTTCTTAAGTTACTAAAATCTATTTTTTGTGGCACTAATATCTGTCTAAAATAATCTAATTGAAAAGCTTTTTCAATGAAATCAATATCTGTATTTTTAAAAACATTCTTTAAAATAAATTGATAGGCACCATCTTCATTTTGGGCTAAATACTTATATTTATAAATGGATTCTATTTTATTTAATATTCTCCTAATCATTCCCAACATTTAAGTGAAATTCCTAAAAAATCCTCTAACTCTTTATTGTAAGGCTTATAAAATTCTTTCAACTGTAACTTCTCATTTATATTTGAATCAATCTTTTCTCTCTTTGAAAAATGATAAAAGCCTGTAAATGTATTTTTGAGTTTTTTCCTTGTTGTTTTATCTTGAGTTGCTTTTGAAATAATTTTTGAAATAATTTTTTCCCATAAATCAAAAATATACCTAAAAGGTAAAATTGTGGCTATTTTTTTTCTTTCTAATAATTGTTCCTTATTAGAATGAATTAATTTAATTTGAAGCCCTTCTTCAACATTTACTTCAATAAATTCGCAAACACCTTTCATAACATTATCATAATTTTGAATAAGTTCCTCTAAAATTACAATTTTTACATTTTGCTTTGGAATATATTGATATAGGTGTTTAATACTTTGAACATAACACCCTCGGTGTTTGTAATTAAGATGTAAATTTTCCCAATGTGTAATTGCTTCTTGCTTTCTACTTAAAGCTTCCTTAAAACTTAAGGTTTCCCTACCTTTAGACAACTCATTAAAATATTGACTTTCTGCTCTAGTAACAGGATTTCTTAATACAATTATAAACTTAGTATCAGGTAAATATTCTTGCAATCTTTTATGTGATGGATACCACCAAAGTAAATCCGCATCTTTTTGCCCTGTAACTCCTTTTAAATTTTCGAACTTCAAATAATAATCTTCAATATTGTGAGTTAAATTCCAGTCTTGAATTTCATCATTGGAAATGGGTTCTTTTGAAAAAAGTGGAGTTTCTATAAAAAAATCATAATCAGATTGAGTCAGCATTCCTATTCCAGGATGTTGATTAAGTAAATCATATAAAGTTGTAGAACCTGATCTACGTTCACCT contains:
- a CDS encoding N-acetylneuraminate synthase family protein, which encodes MNQKSLYTIAEIGQAHEGSLGILFSFIEALAQAGVDAVKFQMHIPEAESSEFEPFRVKFSLEDNTRFDYWKRMSFTLEQWKLIKQKCDDCQVEFLCSPFSNLAVDWLEEVGVSQYKIGSGEVNNWLILEKIVRTGKPIILSSGMSSWEELDQTVSFLKERNAKFSILQCTTSYPTKPEQYGLNVIRELKERYDVRVGFSDHSASIATCIAAVAVGAEIIEFHAVFDRRQFGPDSKSSLTIDEIASLVKYSNEINIALNNPINKASNEAFSELKSIFEKSLAINKDLEVNHVLTFEDLEAKKPKGYGIEASQFLTVLGKKINKPMKQWSFLNAEDLA
- the neuC gene encoding UDP-N-acetylglucosamine 2-epimerase, which codes for MSEKRKIAVVITARPSYSRVKTAIQAIKEHPKLELQLIIAASALLDRYGSAVNYIENDGFEIVAKVFNVLEGENLTAAAKTTGIGILELSTVFDNLKPDIVVTVADRFETMATAIAASYMNIPLAHIQGGEVTGNIDEKVRHAITKLADYHFVASDSALERVIKLGEETEFVFNTGCPSIDLAKEVEKASLDFNPYEKYGGVGAQPNLESGYLVVMQHPVTNEYQNSRKHIEETLHAIEELKIPTLWFWPNVDAGADGTSTGIRAFREKNKLEHVHFFKNMKGDDFLKLLNNSKCLIGNSSVGIRECAYLGVPVVNIGSRQNKRDRGFNVIDVNYNKEDIKEAIQKHLDTGKAQISEIYGGGNAGENIANLLVTLPLKFHKTITY
- a CDS encoding cytidylyltransferase domain-containing protein, producing the protein MKILAVIPARGGSKGIPKKNIKLLGNKPLLQFTAEKALASKFLTQVILSTDSDEIAQVGKTIGLEVPFIRPQNLALDTTPTIEVLQHALKFYENQEVFFDAICILQPTTPFREEGVIDKAIEKFKTTNVDTLISVLEVPHQFNPHWTFEVDNQEHLKIATGDTQIIPRRQELPKTYYRDGSIYIIKTNLIKEGVLFKNSIGYIESNPKNNVNLDTMEDWILAEKIIYNL
- a CDS encoding PIG-L deacetylase family protein, whose protein sequence is MIRRILNKIESIYKYKYLAQNEDGAYQFILKNVFKNTDIDFIEKAFQLDYFRQILVPQKIDFSNLRKVLVLAPHQDDEVIGCGGVLLRLKELNAEVQIIFLTDGKEMSNQESSVEIRTKEAKEVGKFLGAKIKNLAIDNVSLQIENHHIKQLETWINEDFDAIFTVWPLDNPPKHRLCSFLTGKVFENLSLVNTPVYLYSVHTDLMPNFYEDITDLIDMKQKIIKMYPSQMQVQRYDHLSLGLDAWRTRFLPVSNEIRYIETFCKIPVKSYVDFQNIYKQENVNILFKGHETCIESFKRLKKM
- a CDS encoding sulfotransferase family protein, with protein sequence MSNPNFIIIGERRSGSTTLYDLLNQHPGIGMLTQSDYDFFIETPLFSKEPISNDEIQDWNLTHNIEDYYLKFENLKGVTGQKDADLLWWYPSHKRLQEYLPDTKFIIVLRNPVTRAESQYFNELSKGRETLSFKEALSRKQEAITHWENLHLNYKHRGCYVQSIKHLYQYIPKQNVKIVILEELIQNYDNVMKGVCEFIEVNVEEGLQIKLIHSNKEQLLERKKIATILPFRYIFDLWEKIISKIISKATQDKTTRKKLKNTFTGFYHFSKREKIDSNINEKLQLKEFYKPYNKELEDFLGISLKCWE